Proteins from a genomic interval of Pseudodesulfovibrio nedwellii:
- a CDS encoding Maf family protein — protein MTTSQGPFTTISPIILASGSPRRRELLADLGLEFTVHPSPLNEPKPETNESPLKYVKRMAELKTLDIARHYAGQTILGADTIVVLNDRIMGKPINDAHALEMLMTLSGNTHQVITGFCMVMPDDTRITKAISTDVDMRSSTEIELKRYIATGEPADKAGAYAIQGVGTFLVTAIRGSYTNVVGLPVARVLDELLASKIITPAKI, from the coding sequence ATGACAACATCGCAAGGACCGTTCACCACCATCAGTCCCATTATCTTGGCTTCAGGCTCACCCAGACGGCGCGAACTTCTGGCCGACCTCGGTCTTGAATTCACAGTACATCCAAGTCCGCTTAATGAACCGAAGCCAGAAACAAATGAATCCCCGCTAAAATATGTCAAACGAATGGCAGAACTGAAAACGCTGGACATTGCCCGGCATTATGCAGGCCAAACCATACTTGGCGCCGACACCATCGTAGTTTTAAACGACCGTATTATGGGTAAACCCATAAATGATGCACATGCCTTGGAAATGCTCATGACATTGTCTGGCAACACGCATCAAGTCATCACCGGGTTTTGTATGGTAATGCCCGACGACACACGCATTACCAAAGCCATCAGCACGGATGTCGACATGCGCTCCTCCACCGAAATAGAACTCAAGAGGTATATTGCTACCGGCGAGCCTGCAGATAAGGCGGGAGCGTATGCCATTCAAGGGGTTGGAACATTTCTTGTTACCGCGATTCGAGGATCATACACCAATGTAGTCGGATTGCCTGTCGCACGAGTTCTGGACGAACTTCTCGCTTCAAAAATCATTACGCCTGCAAAAATCTAA
- a CDS encoding protein tolB → MKRILILGMSCVCVCLMVAAAFAQGPLTVDIHGPGQRMVNITLLTPKELDGSPLPEAAANALQELVANDLGYIPFLNIVPVTDLLGGDPSQGVKASDIDFKPLQLARVDLCMTTGWNGEYIEARVFETFSGRRVVGKSYRDVSKNLPLVADRFCSSFLEALTGKKGFFDSPIAFVKQEGKTKEVFTVLPQGRGLKRITKLGGYNLSPAWSEDGKRIAFTHIGKTRHELGVYDSESGTIKRMYKGLGSTVISPVYGPNGSLYVALNRNGTTNIFNLKNDYKPGKTLVRSPYIDVSPSFDRTGEKMAFTSARAGNPHIYLLDMKTGQIKRVTTTGRYNTHPCLSPDGRYVAYTHQTSDGHRIFLHDLQTSKEKQLTFGPGNDEYPAFGPDGYFVAFASSRTGEYKLYLSTRHGDKPRMISTGKGAAFAPAWDTSLQR, encoded by the coding sequence ATGAAACGGATTTTGATACTTGGTATGAGTTGCGTCTGTGTCTGCCTCATGGTCGCCGCTGCGTTCGCACAGGGACCGCTGACGGTGGATATTCACGGCCCAGGCCAACGCATGGTGAACATCACTCTTTTGACTCCCAAGGAATTGGACGGCTCTCCATTGCCTGAAGCGGCAGCCAATGCTCTTCAGGAACTGGTAGCCAATGACTTGGGCTATATCCCTTTTCTTAACATTGTGCCGGTGACCGATCTGCTGGGCGGCGACCCAAGTCAGGGCGTGAAGGCTTCAGACATAGATTTCAAACCTCTTCAGCTTGCTCGTGTTGATTTGTGCATGACGACAGGCTGGAACGGTGAATATATTGAAGCTCGTGTATTCGAGACCTTTAGTGGCCGTCGTGTGGTCGGGAAATCTTATCGTGACGTGAGCAAGAATCTGCCGCTGGTGGCTGATCGTTTTTGTTCATCCTTTCTTGAAGCTTTGACAGGCAAGAAGGGATTTTTTGATTCTCCCATTGCTTTCGTCAAGCAGGAGGGGAAGACAAAGGAAGTCTTTACTGTTCTTCCTCAGGGCCGAGGGCTTAAACGCATTACGAAATTGGGCGGCTACAACCTGAGTCCCGCGTGGTCTGAAGATGGGAAGCGAATTGCTTTTACTCATATCGGCAAAACGCGGCATGAGCTTGGTGTGTATGATAGTGAATCCGGTACGATAAAAAGAATGTACAAAGGGTTGGGGTCGACTGTTATCAGTCCCGTTTACGGTCCGAACGGTTCTTTGTATGTGGCTCTCAATCGGAATGGCACAACCAATATTTTCAACCTGAAGAATGATTATAAACCTGGCAAAACTTTGGTGCGTAGTCCTTATATTGACGTATCTCCAAGTTTTGACAGGACTGGTGAGAAGATGGCTTTTACTTCAGCCAGAGCAGGTAATCCGCATATTTATCTTTTGGATATGAAGACCGGTCAGATTAAGCGTGTGACCACCACTGGTCGGTATAACACTCATCCGTGTCTTAGTCCTGATGGACGCTATGTGGCGTATACTCATCAGACATCAGACGGGCATCGTATTTTTTTGCATGATTTGCAGACAAGCAAAGAAAAGCAATTGACGTTTGGCCCTGGTAACGATGAATATCCAGCTTTTGGTCCGGATGGGTATTTCGTTGCTTTTGCGTCCAGCAGGACCGGTGAATACAAATTGTATCTTTCAACCCGTCATGGAGATAAACCTCGGATGATATCCACTGGTAAAGGCGCGGCCTTTGCTCCGGCATGGGATACTTCGTTGCAGAGGTAA
- a CDS encoding TonB family protein: MRQSIGLIFSILFHMVLAMVAIYGVNTAGVTVNMDRPVYTVDLVSLAPPPPGPPVEVKATVEPVTSTPAVPVVEAKAEPAVEVLSTPVVEAKPEPEVKKISPKKVEKKAVVKKKEEKPKPKPQPKPKPKPKKTADQLLAEGMAAAKARTKRQDQKKKKALTDELAALKKREGDQVYAHGGQPGGVDGGVVGGTVGGSGSGLSEVYALIVGSAIKKNWRYPAFAGEANLTATLEIVLEADGKILSSKIIESSNNPEFDSSTLRAIKETEYVEKPRTERDRVLRINFNSQELSE; encoded by the coding sequence ATGCGGCAAAGTATCGGTCTTATATTCTCCATTCTTTTTCACATGGTTTTGGCCATGGTTGCCATCTATGGCGTGAACACCGCCGGAGTGACGGTGAATATGGATAGACCTGTGTATACGGTTGATCTTGTATCCCTTGCTCCGCCTCCCCCCGGTCCGCCTGTAGAAGTAAAGGCTACAGTTGAACCGGTGACTTCGACGCCGGCAGTGCCAGTTGTTGAAGCAAAGGCCGAGCCTGCTGTTGAAGTGCTGTCCACTCCTGTGGTCGAGGCCAAACCTGAACCAGAGGTCAAGAAAATCAGCCCTAAGAAGGTTGAGAAAAAGGCCGTGGTTAAGAAAAAGGAAGAAAAACCGAAACCTAAGCCTCAACCGAAGCCTAAACCCAAGCCAAAGAAAACAGCTGATCAGTTGTTGGCTGAAGGGATGGCCGCTGCAAAGGCGAGGACCAAACGGCAGGATCAGAAAAAGAAAAAAGCTTTGACCGACGAATTGGCTGCGCTCAAGAAGCGTGAAGGGGATCAGGTTTATGCTCATGGCGGGCAGCCTGGTGGAGTGGACGGTGGGGTTGTCGGCGGTACTGTCGGCGGGTCAGGCTCCGGTTTGTCTGAAGTCTATGCCCTGATCGTCGGATCTGCCATTAAGAAAAATTGGCGATATCCTGCATTTGCCGGAGAAGCCAATCTTACGGCAACGCTTGAAATAGTGCTTGAAGCCGACGGGAAAATTTTGTCCTCGAAGATTATCGAATCGTCAAACAATCCTGAATTTGACAGTTCAACTCTTCGAGCCATCAAGGAAACAGAATATGTGGAGAAACCGAGGACCGAAAGGGACCGGGTTCTGCGTATTAATTTCAACAGCCAGGAACTTTCAGAGTAG
- a CDS encoding glucokinase, translating into MAKILAADIGGTNSRFALFETTGDGFVMVDSIWLKTHGAETFSQLLEQLWSSDFSAYPGSFESVVVAAAGAVVGGVECPCLTNASWGIDIRDIDFGTKAVSVINDFAAQAFACRTSAVDEAMILQEGTGVDGDPIAIIGAGTGLGYSALIPTDCGWSALPFEGGHMAFPFLGKEESDYGDFNRQESGRNWPEGDSVVTGLGLKLVHKFLTGKNLTPKEVSASITIRDATTKWYARFYARACRDWAIGVMSHGGFFIAGGIAAKNPMFVTVPEFLEEFHNSHIYGDFLHSVPIRLNCNEESGLYGAGFYGMQLLAR; encoded by the coding sequence ATGGCGAAGATTCTAGCCGCTGATATAGGTGGCACTAACAGTCGGTTTGCTCTTTTTGAAACCACGGGTGACGGCTTTGTCATGGTGGATTCAATTTGGCTGAAAACCCATGGCGCGGAGACTTTTTCTCAGCTTTTGGAACAACTCTGGAGCAGTGATTTTTCTGCATATCCGGGGTCTTTTGAGAGTGTTGTTGTCGCGGCTGCCGGAGCGGTTGTTGGTGGTGTGGAATGTCCCTGTTTGACCAATGCATCTTGGGGAATTGATATTCGGGATATCGATTTCGGGACGAAAGCCGTGAGTGTCATCAACGATTTTGCCGCGCAAGCCTTTGCCTGTAGAACGTCTGCCGTAGACGAAGCTATGATTCTCCAGGAGGGGACGGGTGTCGACGGTGATCCCATAGCTATTATCGGGGCTGGAACTGGTCTTGGATATTCCGCGCTTATTCCCACTGATTGCGGCTGGAGTGCATTGCCTTTTGAGGGCGGACATATGGCTTTCCCTTTTTTGGGCAAAGAAGAATCCGACTACGGTGACTTTAACCGTCAGGAAAGTGGTCGGAATTGGCCGGAAGGTGATTCCGTTGTCACCGGGTTAGGATTGAAATTGGTGCATAAATTTTTGACAGGTAAGAATTTGACCCCAAAAGAGGTCTCAGCGTCCATTACAATAAGAGATGCAACGACCAAATGGTATGCTCGTTTTTACGCTCGGGCATGTCGCGATTGGGCCATCGGAGTTATGTCTCACGGTGGTTTTTTTATTGCCGGTGGCATTGCTGCCAAGAATCCCATGTTTGTTACTGTCCCGGAATTTTTGGAAGAATTTCATAATTCTCATATATATGGCGACTTTTTGCATTCTGTTCCTATTCGACTCAATTGTAATGAAGAGAGCGGATTATACGGGGCTGGGTTTTACGGAATGCAACTGCTGGCGCGATAA
- a CDS encoding flavodoxin family protein has product MKVLHVFHSQTGNTKKVAQTIEKSVIESGCKITTVQAKAKGDPIQLMDYDLVLIGSGVYGWLPGKPMMDWLAERAKESMTEFGGSGILKPGSPRLLNKYVAIYCTFGGSHTGINEAIPAVKYMGQLFDHLGFTIAAEWYMPGAYGVPKLEHHNTQGRLGDIRNRPNENDLNAMAEKVKGLIASIKPPTSPVE; this is encoded by the coding sequence ATGAAAGTGTTACACGTTTTCCATTCACAAACTGGAAACACAAAAAAAGTTGCACAAACTATTGAAAAATCAGTGATTGAGTCAGGTTGTAAAATAACAACGGTACAAGCAAAGGCAAAAGGAGACCCAATACAACTCATGGACTATGACTTGGTTCTGATTGGTTCGGGAGTGTATGGATGGCTTCCGGGAAAACCCATGATGGATTGGTTGGCCGAACGAGCAAAAGAGAGCATGACCGAATTTGGCGGGTCGGGAATTCTCAAACCAGGTTCTCCACGATTATTAAACAAATACGTTGCTATCTATTGCACGTTTGGTGGAAGCCATACTGGCATCAACGAGGCCATTCCTGCCGTAAAATACATGGGGCAATTATTTGATCATTTAGGATTCACCATTGCTGCTGAGTGGTACATGCCGGGTGCATATGGAGTCCCGAAACTGGAACACCACAACACGCAAGGTCGACTTGGTGATATTAGAAACCGTCCTAACGAAAATGACTTAAATGCAATGGCTGAAAAGGTAAAAGGATTGATAGCGTCAATCAAACCTCCTACTTCCCCGGTTGAGTAA
- a CDS encoding phosphatidylglycerophosphatase A family protein, translating into MKTQSPLDKLASALATLGPIGHFPKAPGTWGSLASIVAAPWLFLSLPLWGRLAALAAILLVGIWACARAEVIFDKKDPGCVIIDELFGQWLALLFFHGMPIGYLIVGFGLFRFFDILKPWPVKWAEDSFPGGLGVMLDDGVAGLYAMGGLHLLHYILSI; encoded by the coding sequence ATGAAGACTCAATCGCCACTCGACAAACTTGCCTCAGCACTGGCAACTCTCGGCCCAATCGGACATTTCCCCAAGGCTCCAGGGACATGGGGATCTCTGGCCTCCATTGTCGCGGCTCCATGGCTGTTCCTTTCTCTCCCTTTATGGGGACGTCTTGCTGCCCTGGCCGCTATCCTTCTCGTCGGAATCTGGGCTTGTGCTCGTGCAGAAGTCATATTCGATAAAAAAGATCCCGGTTGCGTCATCATTGACGAATTGTTCGGCCAATGGCTTGCCCTGCTTTTTTTTCACGGCATGCCTATTGGGTATCTGATTGTTGGATTCGGCCTATTCCGTTTCTTTGACATTCTCAAACCATGGCCAGTCAAATGGGCCGAAGACTCCTTCCCCGGCGGGCTTGGAGTCATGCTCGATGATGGCGTTGCAGGACTTTATGCCATGGGCGGCCTACACCTTCTTCATTACATTCTCTCCATATAA
- a CDS encoding BMP family ABC transporter substrate-binding protein: protein MKKLLKLFGVSAMCMALLLSLVACGEAPQEKKAEEPAKTEEAAAPAQEEPKTVKAGFVYVSPVGDAGYSYAHDQGRQAVDALDWVTTSFVESVPEGADSERVIRNMARKGFDIIFTTSFGYMDPTIKVGKEFPDAKFMHCSGFKKSANVTNYFGRVYQARFLTGMVAGAMTKTDKLGYVAAFPIPEVIRGINAFAVGARQMNPDVEVRVVWTKTWYDPALEKDAAKSLLDAGCDVIAQHQDSPAPQEAAEEAGMYSIGYNSDMSSFAPKAHLTSAIWNWGPVYTKTVEQVRDGSWKGDESIWWSMEDGVVDIAPMGPMVPEDVKSAVMAKRAELVKGNDICFVGPIKDQSGTIKIADGEKATDAQLHDMMWFVEGVVGTVK from the coding sequence ATGAAAAAATTGCTGAAACTGTTTGGTGTATCCGCCATGTGCATGGCGCTACTCCTGTCCCTGGTTGCCTGTGGCGAAGCTCCTCAGGAGAAAAAAGCTGAAGAGCCTGCAAAGACTGAAGAAGCTGCCGCTCCCGCTCAGGAAGAGCCCAAAACCGTCAAGGCCGGATTCGTTTACGTTTCCCCGGTCGGAGACGCCGGTTATTCATATGCTCACGACCAGGGCCGTCAAGCCGTGGATGCCCTTGATTGGGTGACGACTTCTTTTGTTGAGTCCGTACCTGAAGGTGCTGATTCCGAGCGTGTTATCCGCAACATGGCTCGCAAAGGTTTCGACATTATTTTCACCACGAGTTTTGGCTACATGGATCCGACCATCAAGGTTGGTAAAGAATTCCCGGACGCCAAGTTCATGCATTGTTCCGGCTTCAAGAAATCTGCCAACGTCACTAATTATTTCGGTCGTGTTTATCAGGCTCGTTTCTTGACCGGTATGGTGGCTGGTGCCATGACCAAGACCGACAAGCTCGGTTATGTGGCTGCCTTCCCGATTCCCGAAGTTATTCGCGGCATCAACGCCTTTGCTGTCGGTGCTCGCCAGATGAATCCGGATGTTGAAGTGCGTGTTGTCTGGACCAAGACTTGGTATGACCCGGCACTCGAAAAAGATGCTGCCAAATCTCTTCTGGATGCAGGTTGTGACGTTATCGCTCAGCATCAGGATTCTCCTGCACCGCAGGAAGCCGCTGAAGAAGCTGGAATGTACTCCATTGGTTACAACTCCGATATGTCTTCTTTTGCTCCCAAGGCTCACCTGACTTCCGCTATCTGGAACTGGGGCCCGGTCTATACCAAGACTGTGGAACAGGTTCGCGACGGCTCCTGGAAGGGTGACGAGTCTATTTGGTGGTCCATGGAAGACGGCGTTGTCGATATCGCCCCTATGGGGCCGATGGTCCCGGAAGACGTCAAGAGTGCTGTCATGGCCAAACGTGCCGAGTTGGTTAAGGGCAACGATATCTGCTTTGTTGGTCCTATCAAGGATCAGAGCGGTACAATCAAGATCGCCGATGGCGAAAAAGCCACCGACGCCCAACTGCATGATATGATGTGGTTTGTTGAAGGCGTTGTCGGTACTGTAAAATAA
- a CDS encoding motility protein A, with amino-acid sequence MSRKNFIGVGLSLVIFVCSFMLTGAAGAYFNLAAFLVVISGLTAAMLMSYPARHVKNAFRVAKNIYSTKSVSAESIVNTLLDLSVKSKVDGILSLERSKANDTSSFMKNGLILLVDNYKEDEIRECLNAEMAFFNLRRQQSERFFQTLARMAPAFGVAGSVIGLIGLLMGINDTAVILKNIPVAFISTLYGLILSNLVFSPIAENINFSTRAELLNQKLVLEGIIAISKEQNSYKLERKLASFLSPSEREGKTETLRRITRKYVQKKQQAVELADMPSMTRSTEKATEAA; translated from the coding sequence ATGAGTAGAAAGAATTTTATTGGCGTAGGATTGAGTCTCGTCATTTTCGTGTGCAGCTTTATGCTGACCGGAGCCGCTGGGGCCTATTTTAATCTGGCCGCATTTTTGGTTGTCATATCTGGTCTGACAGCCGCAATGTTGATGAGCTACCCGGCGCGGCACGTGAAAAACGCATTCAGGGTGGCGAAAAACATATATTCTACCAAAAGTGTTTCGGCTGAGTCCATTGTCAACACGTTGCTCGACCTTTCGGTCAAAAGTAAAGTAGATGGCATCCTTTCATTGGAACGTTCAAAAGCCAACGATACCAGTTCTTTTATGAAGAACGGACTGATTCTGTTGGTGGATAACTACAAAGAAGATGAAATTCGTGAATGCTTGAATGCCGAGATGGCTTTTTTCAATCTTCGTCGTCAACAGAGTGAGCGTTTTTTTCAGACTTTAGCCCGAATGGCACCGGCGTTTGGTGTTGCAGGCAGCGTTATTGGCTTGATTGGTCTTCTTATGGGAATCAATGATACGGCAGTTATTCTCAAAAATATTCCTGTGGCATTTATTTCTACTCTTTATGGGTTGATTTTGAGCAATCTTGTGTTTTCCCCTATTGCAGAGAATATTAATTTTTCCACTCGTGCTGAATTGTTGAATCAGAAATTGGTCCTTGAAGGGATTATTGCTATCAGTAAGGAACAGAATTCCTACAAGCTCGAACGTAAACTGGCTTCATTCCTGAGTCCTAGTGAACGCGAAGGCAAGACGGAAACTTTGCGTAGAATTACCCGGAAGTATGTACAGAAAAAACAGCAAGCTGTGGAGTTGGCAGATATGCCATCGATGACGAGATCCACGGAAAAAGCGACAGAAGCGGCGTAG
- the pal gene encoding peptidoglycan-associated lipoprotein Pal translates to MKNRVYFGIVALLALSLFVFAGCAKKTTTTTPPETKVEVKDDSQWTPPPTEPKVDEAALAAEAEARAKTEAVEELSSITIHFAFDSYELNEESRATLALKASIMRKYTDVGVVVEGHCDERGTEEYNLALGERRARAAYEHLVILGVEPERMKIVSFGEERPLDPAHNESAWAKNRRAEFVVQ, encoded by the coding sequence ATGAAAAACAGAGTGTATTTCGGAATTGTGGCCTTGTTGGCCCTGTCCCTTTTTGTCTTTGCTGGCTGTGCCAAAAAGACGACCACCACTACCCCGCCTGAGACTAAGGTTGAGGTCAAGGATGATTCCCAGTGGACTCCGCCGCCGACAGAACCCAAGGTCGATGAGGCTGCTCTGGCCGCAGAAGCTGAGGCGCGTGCCAAGACCGAAGCCGTGGAAGAACTTTCCAGCATTACTATTCATTTCGCCTTTGATTCCTATGAATTGAACGAGGAATCTCGTGCTACTCTTGCCCTTAAGGCGAGTATCATGCGTAAATATACGGATGTTGGCGTCGTGGTCGAAGGGCACTGTGACGAACGTGGTACCGAAGAGTACAATCTCGCTTTGGGTGAGCGTCGTGCCCGTGCTGCCTATGAACATTTGGTGATTCTTGGCGTCGAACCTGAACGTATGAAGATTGTTAGTTTTGGTGAAGAACGTCCTCTTGATCCCGCGCACAATGAAAGTGCCTGGGCCAAGAATCGTCGAGCCGAGTTTGTGGTACAATAA
- a CDS encoding OmpA family protein, whose amino-acid sequence MQQIEKSFTKDFSSFSQMEGEGAIRGMNDWSVPWADLMMVMFVLFVVLFMYASTHQDVKILFSHQTAEKAQAASTLDPLIGLIGQIASRAESGGSQDVVRVAETEVLFRSRSKGISVIREVPGQVRISLRGALFFDEKSGELKAESWQYLNEVAEVVKLSLGAVHVIGFADKSESEGTQSFTLSSQRAANVAEFLITQFGIAPKRIIITGRGSYQPEVPDTSEANKAQNRRVEIVIVHQS is encoded by the coding sequence ATGCAGCAAATTGAAAAGAGTTTTACTAAAGATTTTTCATCATTTAGCCAAATGGAAGGCGAAGGCGCAATCCGTGGCATGAACGATTGGTCCGTGCCGTGGGCTGATCTGATGATGGTCATGTTTGTCCTGTTTGTGGTGCTGTTTATGTATGCCAGCACTCATCAGGATGTAAAAATCCTGTTTAGTCATCAGACCGCGGAAAAGGCGCAGGCTGCGAGTACACTTGATCCTCTTATCGGATTGATTGGACAGATTGCTAGCCGAGCGGAAAGCGGTGGTTCTCAAGATGTCGTGCGTGTCGCAGAGACAGAAGTTCTGTTTCGATCTCGTTCAAAGGGAATTTCTGTTATCAGGGAAGTCCCTGGACAGGTGCGTATTTCATTGCGTGGAGCATTGTTTTTTGACGAGAAATCCGGGGAACTCAAGGCTGAATCCTGGCAGTACTTGAACGAGGTTGCCGAAGTAGTGAAGCTCAGTCTCGGTGCTGTTCATGTTATCGGTTTCGCGGACAAGAGCGAGTCGGAAGGTACGCAAAGCTTTACGTTGTCTTCACAACGAGCGGCCAACGTGGCTGAATTCCTTATCACGCAATTCGGGATCGCTCCCAAGCGAATTATCATAACTGGCAGAGGATCGTATCAACCGGAAGTGCCTGATACGTCCGAAGCCAACAAGGCGCAAAACCGGCGAGTTGAAATCGTCATCGTCCATCAAAGCTGA
- a CDS encoding MBL fold metallo-hydrolase codes for MSKTTGRLVDNLKLKNIHPNDIDCIVLTHLHPDHIAGLLPSNGNTLFPNARILLSDIEYSYWQKKPNLLELNIPPEVRKMLQSTTSEFLQRYADRIETVSMDEQLMADISLFAAPGHTPGHVGVEVQTDDTLFLIAGDAFLHPAHFTHPE; via the coding sequence ATCTCCAAAACAACTGGAAGGCTTGTTGATAATCTCAAACTAAAAAATATTCACCCGAACGATATTGATTGCATAGTCCTTACTCATCTACACCCAGATCATATAGCGGGATTACTTCCTTCAAATGGTAATACTCTTTTCCCCAACGCGCGGATTCTCCTATCCGACATTGAATATTCTTATTGGCAGAAAAAACCAAATCTTCTTGAACTGAATATTCCACCTGAAGTTCGCAAAATGCTCCAAAGTACGACTTCTGAATTCTTGCAACGCTATGCTGACAGAATCGAAACCGTTTCGATGGATGAACAACTTATGGCAGATATCAGTCTATTTGCAGCCCCCGGTCATACTCCCGGCCATGTTGGAGTTGAAGTGCAAACAGACGACACTTTGTTTTTAATCGCAGGAGATGCTTTTTTACACCCTGCTCACTTTACTCATCCTGAATGA
- the gpt gene encoding xanthine phosphoribosyltransferase, with amino-acid sequence MGDKSRYQKMFPVSWEQLHRDCRALSWRLVEKGPWKGILAITRGGLVPAAIIARELDIHLIDTICLSSYNWKEQGETNVLKQVDCDGEGWLLIDDLVDTGKTAKLARDMVPKAHFATVYAKPEGRPLVETYITEVSQDTWILFPWDAGTQFVEPIAQVSDDE; translated from the coding sequence ATGGGTGACAAGAGCAGATACCAGAAGATGTTCCCGGTTTCTTGGGAACAGCTACATCGTGATTGCAGAGCCTTGTCCTGGCGACTTGTTGAAAAGGGGCCATGGAAAGGTATTCTTGCCATTACGCGTGGTGGCTTGGTTCCGGCTGCGATCATTGCTCGAGAACTGGATATTCATTTGATTGATACCATTTGTCTCTCTTCCTATAATTGGAAAGAGCAGGGTGAGACCAATGTTCTCAAACAGGTAGATTGTGACGGAGAAGGCTGGTTGCTCATCGATGATCTCGTTGACACCGGTAAGACCGCAAAATTAGCTCGTGACATGGTGCCTAAAGCGCATTTTGCCACGGTTTATGCCAAGCCCGAAGGGCGTCCTTTGGTCGAGACATATATAACGGAAGTGAGCCAGGACACCTGGATTTTATTTCCTTGGGACGCAGGTACTCAATTTGTTGAACCAATCGCCCAAGTTTCTGACGATGAATAA
- the fosX gene encoding FosX/FosE/FosI family fosfomycin resistance hydrolase: MIEGLSHITLVVQDLKKTSSIFTKILDAEEVYASGDTQYSLSQEKFFLVGGVWIAIMKGQPLSDKTYNHIAFKIPHNEIDNYAKRIEALNLHVRMDRNRVSGEGCSLYFHDYDNHLFELHTGTLKERLTAYAKDD, encoded by the coding sequence ATGATCGAAGGATTGAGCCATATTACCCTTGTTGTGCAAGACTTGAAAAAGACATCCTCAATTTTTACAAAAATACTTGATGCCGAAGAGGTGTATGCAAGTGGCGATACGCAATACTCACTGTCTCAAGAGAAATTTTTTCTAGTTGGTGGTGTCTGGATCGCCATAATGAAAGGCCAGCCATTATCAGATAAAACATACAACCATATCGCCTTCAAAATTCCACACAATGAAATTGACAACTATGCAAAACGTATAGAGGCTCTAAATCTTCACGTCCGTATGGACAGAAATAGAGTATCAGGTGAAGGTTGTTCACTATATTTCCATGACTATGACAACCATCTGTTTGAACTCCATACAGGTACACTCAAAGAACGACTGACGGCGTACGCCAAAGATGATTAA
- a CDS encoding MarR family winged helix-turn-helix transcriptional regulator codes for MNEFRESYETMQHALLELVDTVNAHHRGGVDFGTGHRLHPAEIHTIATIGDEPQITVTQLAERLSVSKPTISERIGKLMKKGLVEKGIKPYDAKAVTLLLTKTGWTAYTHHEAHHDKMFDVFVSQYGEKSEIMAQKLSQALHEMQNLAELFDCHND; via the coding sequence ATGAACGAATTCAGAGAATCTTATGAAACAATGCAGCATGCGTTGCTTGAGCTTGTCGATACAGTGAACGCACATCATCGTGGTGGCGTAGATTTCGGCACTGGACATAGGTTGCACCCTGCTGAAATTCATACCATAGCAACAATTGGTGATGAACCCCAAATTACTGTCACGCAGTTGGCTGAACGACTCTCCGTTTCCAAACCAACTATCTCTGAACGCATCGGTAAACTCATGAAGAAAGGCCTTGTTGAAAAGGGGATAAAGCCCTACGACGCCAAGGCTGTCACCCTACTGCTCACTAAAACAGGATGGACGGCCTACACCCATCATGAAGCTCACCACGACAAAATGTTTGATGTATTCGTATCACAATACGGTGAAAAATCCGAAATCATGGCTCAAAAACTCAGTCAAGCCCTGCACGAAATGCAAAATTTAGCAGAATTGTTTGACTGCCATAACGATTAA
- the tolR gene encoding protein TolR, with protein MAIKTGGGFLNEINVTPFVDVMLVLLIIFMVTAPLMTQGVEVDLPVTKTVKNLPQDSEHLVLSVKKDGTLFLDEYQVGLDELQDHLKRLVAKQKKQLFLRADKDVAYGTVVMIMGEIKGAGIDRLGIVAEKTVDLKKNKK; from the coding sequence ATGGCTATTAAGACAGGAGGCGGTTTTCTCAATGAAATTAATGTCACGCCATTTGTAGACGTGATGTTGGTATTGTTGATCATTTTTATGGTCACTGCGCCACTTATGACACAGGGGGTCGAGGTTGATCTGCCCGTGACCAAGACAGTCAAGAATTTGCCACAGGATTCCGAGCATCTAGTGTTGTCAGTCAAGAAGGATGGCACGCTGTTTCTCGATGAATATCAGGTTGGGCTGGACGAATTACAGGATCATCTGAAGCGACTGGTTGCCAAGCAGAAGAAACAACTGTTTTTGCGCGCCGACAAAGATGTGGCCTATGGTACTGTGGTTATGATTATGGGTGAAATCAAAGGTGCTGGAATTGATCGATTGGGTATAGTGGCTGAAAAGACCGTTGATCTGAAAAAAAACAAAAAATAG